CACGACGACGATCGGGATCGGAAAGTCGGCCGGCAGCTTCGGCAAGATCTGCGAGAGCGCGACCGGGCCGCCGGTCGAGGTTCCGACCGCGACGCAGCCGAAGCCGCCGGCGCCCGGACCGCGCGAGCGCGCGCGCCGCGGCGGCGGCGCCGGCGGCGGCGCGGGCGGTGATTGCTTGCGGCGCGCCTCGTCGATGTGCGCGCGCGCGATGCGCTGCGTCTCGCGCATCGCGCGCAGGTACGCGCCGCGCGAGCCGAAGTGCTTGACCTTCTCGACCAGCTCGCGCTGGACGTTGACGATGTCGATCAGCGCCGAGTCCGGCTTGGGGATGAAATCGACGGCGCCGAGCTCGAGCGCGCGCAGCGTCGTCTCGGCGCCTTCGCGCGTGAGCGCGCTGACCATGATGATCGGCGGCCCGCGGCGCTCGGCGATCGTGCGCGCCGCTTCGAGCCCGCCGATCCCCGGCATCTCGACGTCCATCGTGACGACGTCCGGCCGCAGCCGCTCCGTCATCGCGATCCCCTCTTCGCCCGAGGCGGCCGTACCGACGACGCGAATCTCCGGCTCCTTCTCCAGCATCTTCTGGATCGCGCGC
The nucleotide sequence above comes from Candidatus Eremiobacterota bacterium. Encoded proteins:
- a CDS encoding chemotaxis response regulator protein-glutamate methylesterase, with translation MRRAIQKMLEKEPEIRVVGTAASGEEGIAMTERLRPDVVTMDVEMPGIGGLEAARTIAERRGPPIIMVSALTREGAETTLRALELGAVDFIPKPDSALIDIVNVQRELVEKVKHFGSRGAYLRAMRETQRIARAHIDEARRKQSPPAPPPAPPPRRARSRGPGAGGFGCVAVGTSTGGPVALSQILPKLPADFPIPIVVVQHMPPGFTRPLAERLASASRIGVVEGSDGMPLVPGTAIIAPAGQQLRLQQTPGGVRVALGADEQRSLHVPSVDVMATSVGETYGAGALGVILTGMGHDGVQGLRVIKERGGYVVGQDEASSVVYGMPRAAAAAGLVDRVVPLEAVPRALCELTGTLYAPV